Proteins from a genomic interval of Clostridium scatologenes:
- a CDS encoding sulfide/dihydroorotate dehydrogenase-like FAD/NAD-binding protein, whose amino-acid sequence MYKIVDKRELAPSIFLMDIEAPRVAKSSKPGQFVIVKMDEKGERIPLTICDYDAEKGTVTIVFQTLGGSTQKMADYEIGQTFRDFVGPLGQPTDLVNESIEELKKKNIIFVAGGVGAAPVYPQVKWLHEHGINADVIVGCKSKEYLLLEEEMKSVSGNLYIATDNGTYGYKGFVTDLLTDLIEKKGKKYDHVVAIGPMIMMKFICKVTKGFGIKTIVSLNPIMVDGTGMCGACRVTVGGETKFACVDGPEFDGHLVDFEEAMRRQTLYKTEEGKAAMEEQERKEGHVCHVGLDGDK is encoded by the coding sequence ATGTATAAAATTGTTGACAAAAGGGAATTAGCTCCTAGTATATTTCTAATGGACATAGAAGCACCAAGAGTTGCAAAGTCATCTAAACCAGGACAATTTGTAATAGTTAAAATGGATGAAAAAGGTGAAAGAATACCTCTTACTATTTGTGACTATGATGCTGAAAAGGGAACTGTAACTATAGTATTCCAGACACTTGGTGGATCAACACAAAAAATGGCTGATTATGAAATTGGACAAACATTTAGAGATTTTGTAGGACCTTTAGGACAACCTACGGATTTAGTAAATGAAAGTATAGAAGAATTAAAAAAGAAAAATATAATATTTGTAGCTGGAGGAGTAGGAGCTGCACCAGTATATCCTCAAGTTAAATGGCTTCATGAACATGGAATTAATGCAGATGTAATAGTTGGATGTAAGTCAAAAGAATACTTGCTGTTAGAAGAAGAAATGAAATCGGTATCAGGAAACTTATATATAGCAACGGATAATGGAACTTATGGATATAAAGGATTTGTTACTGATTTATTAACAGATCTTATTGAAAAAAAAGGGAAAAAATATGATCATGTAGTGGCAATAGGTCCTATGATCATGATGAAGTTTATATGTAAGGTTACAAAAGGCTTTGGCATTAAAACTATAGTAAGTTTGAATCCAATAATGGTAGATGGTACAGGTATGTGTGGAGCTTGTAGAGTTACTGTTGGAGGAGAAACTAAATTTGCCTGTGTAGATGGACCAGAATTTGATGGGCATCTAGTTGATTTTGAAGAAGCCATGAGAAGACAGACATTATACAAGACAGAAGAAGGAAAGGCAGCAATGGAAGAACAAGAAAGAAAAGAAGGACATGTATGTCATGTAGGATTGGATGGTGATAAATAA